In Flavobacterium gelatinilyticum, a genomic segment contains:
- the ftsH gene encoding ATP-dependent zinc metalloprotease FtsH: MAKDNNPNPNKFKISPWLIYTAILLIFLFISFATGGSNMSEPAQLKSSDIDNMLAKGQIKNVIIFNNKDAEIYLSDAALKDPANKKVAKDIFDRPNKGPHYTTKFGDLKSFQEKLDKAKAEKKLVDYDFKEANNWSDIFISLLPIIIIIGVWIFIMRKMSGGGAGGGGQIFNIGKSKAKLFDEKTDIKTTFKDVAGLEGAKEEIQEIVEFLKNPEKYTNLGGKIPKGALLVGPPGTGKTLLAKAVAGEAQVPFFSLSGSDFVEMFVGVGASRVRDLFKQAKEKSPAIIFIDEIDAVGRARGKSNMSGGNDERENTLNQLLTEMDGFGTNSNVIVLAATNRADVLDKALMRAGRFDRQIFVDLPDIRERAEIFQVHLKPIKKVEGLDLDFLAKQTPGFSGADIANVCNEAALIAARNNKPAVDRQDFLDAVDRIIGGLEKKNKIITPEEKRAIAIHEAGHATVSWMLEHAAPLIKVTIVPRGQSLGAAWYLPEERQIVRTDQMLDEMCATMGGRAAEKVTFDRISTGALSDLEKVTRQARAMVTIYGLNDKIGNVTYYDSSGQSEYNFSKPYSDETAKIIDAEISELIEGQYQRAIQILEENKDKLNQLADILIEKEVIFKDDLEAIFGKRTFDKNLEEVVS, translated from the coding sequence ATGGCTAAAGATAATAATCCAAATCCGAATAAATTTAAGATAAGTCCGTGGTTGATCTACACGGCAATACTTTTAATTTTTCTATTTATAAGTTTTGCCACGGGAGGATCAAACATGAGCGAACCTGCTCAGTTAAAATCGTCTGACATTGACAATATGTTAGCCAAAGGACAAATTAAAAACGTTATTATTTTCAATAATAAAGATGCTGAAATCTATCTTTCTGATGCGGCATTAAAAGATCCTGCTAATAAAAAAGTAGCTAAAGATATATTTGACAGACCTAACAAAGGGCCTCATTACACAACAAAATTTGGTGATCTGAAATCTTTTCAGGAAAAGCTGGACAAAGCTAAAGCCGAAAAAAAATTAGTTGACTACGATTTTAAAGAAGCAAACAACTGGAGCGATATTTTTATCAGTCTTCTTCCTATTATCATTATTATTGGTGTCTGGATTTTCATTATGCGTAAAATGTCAGGCGGAGGCGCCGGCGGAGGCGGACAGATTTTCAACATCGGAAAATCTAAAGCTAAGCTTTTTGATGAAAAAACAGATATCAAAACAACATTTAAGGATGTTGCAGGTTTAGAAGGTGCAAAAGAAGAAATCCAGGAAATTGTAGAATTCCTTAAAAATCCTGAAAAATATACCAACCTTGGAGGTAAAATTCCAAAAGGAGCTTTACTTGTAGGACCTCCGGGAACTGGTAAAACCTTATTAGCAAAAGCTGTAGCCGGCGAAGCACAGGTTCCTTTCTTCTCTTTATCAGGTTCAGATTTCGTTGAAATGTTCGTAGGAGTTGGTGCATCTCGTGTACGAGACTTATTTAAACAGGCAAAAGAAAAATCTCCGGCAATCATTTTCATCGATGAAATTGACGCTGTTGGTAGAGCAAGAGGAAAAAGCAATATGTCAGGAGGAAATGACGAAAGAGAAAACACACTAAACCAGTTATTGACAGAAATGGACGGTTTTGGTACAAACTCTAACGTAATTGTTTTAGCTGCAACAAACAGAGCTGACGTTCTTGATAAAGCTTTAATGCGTGCCGGACGTTTTGACAGACAAATTTTTGTTGACTTACCGGACATCCGCGAAAGAGCCGAAATTTTCCAGGTACACCTTAAACCTATCAAAAAAGTAGAAGGTCTTGATCTTGATTTCTTAGCAAAACAAACTCCGGGATTCTCTGGCGCTGATATTGCAAACGTTTGTAACGAGGCAGCCTTAATTGCGGCACGTAATAACAAACCGGCTGTAGACAGACAGGATTTCCTTGATGCTGTAGACAGAATTATCGGTGGTCTTGAAAAGAAAAACAAAATCATTACTCCAGAAGAAAAAAGAGCAATCGCTATTCACGAAGCTGGTCACGCAACAGTAAGCTGGATGCTGGAACATGCCGCACCGCTTATAAAAGTAACTATTGTTCCCCGCGGACAAAGTTTAGGAGCTGCATGGTATCTTCCGGAAGAAAGACAAATCGTAAGAACAGACCAAATGCTGGACGAAATGTGTGCTACTATGGGAGGAAGAGCTGCAGAAAAAGTAACTTTTGACAGAATTTCTACCGGTGCATTAAGCGATTTAGAAAAAGTAACACGTCAGGCTCGTGCCATGGTAACGATTTACGGTTTGAATGATAAAATTGGAAACGTTACATATTACGATTCATCAGGACAAAGCGAATATAATTTCTCAAAACCATATTCTGATGAAACGGCAAAAATTATCGATGCCGAAATTTCAGAATTAATTGAAGGCCAATACCAAAGAGCTATCCAAATTCTTGAAGAAAACAAAGACAAATTAAATCAGCTAGCTGATATATTAATAGAAAAAGAAGTTATCTTTAAAGATGACTTGGAAGCAATTTTCGGAAAACGTACTTTTGACAAAAATTTAGAAGAAGTCGTTTCGTAA
- a CDS encoding phosphatidate cytidylyltransferase, which translates to MNETLKRTISGAVYIALLLTSILFSTESFILLFGLFLVITIYEFSNLVSLNKIFSILFGLLVYSSVILVSHYNKQTETFLNKTFNSALTLNVNIKQLDLVLLGITLVVSIKCIIFLFYDSVQSISTSSKYLYLLGYITLPFIFIVKISFGTNAYNPKIILGLFVLIWTNDTFAYLVGKSMGKHKLFERVSPKKTIEGFVGGIVFAAFAGFLISKFYIQPRPEFSSKSILIWTIIALIVSFFGTIGDLIESKFKRIAGVKDSGSIMPGHGGILDRLDSVIFVAPIIFLFYQILYYVS; encoded by the coding sequence ATGAATGAAACACTGAAGAGGACCATTTCTGGTGCTGTTTACATCGCTCTATTATTAACTTCGATTCTGTTTTCTACCGAAAGCTTTATCCTTCTTTTTGGTCTTTTTCTTGTAATTACCATTTACGAGTTCAGCAATCTGGTCAGCCTTAATAAAATTTTCTCAATTTTATTTGGGTTATTAGTTTATTCATCGGTAATACTTGTAAGTCATTACAATAAACAAACAGAAACCTTTTTAAACAAGACATTCAATTCGGCGTTAACTTTAAACGTAAATATCAAACAACTGGATTTGGTACTTCTTGGAATTACGCTGGTAGTCTCCATTAAATGTATTATTTTCCTTTTTTATGATTCGGTACAAAGCATAAGCACTTCATCAAAGTACTTATATTTACTGGGATACATTACACTTCCTTTTATTTTTATCGTAAAAATTTCTTTTGGAACAAATGCTTACAATCCAAAAATTATTCTTGGATTATTCGTTTTAATCTGGACCAATGATACTTTTGCCTATCTGGTTGGAAAATCAATGGGAAAACACAAGCTTTTTGAACGCGTTTCTCCTAAAAAAACCATCGAAGGCTTTGTTGGCGGAATCGTTTTTGCCGCATTTGCAGGTTTTTTAATCTCTAAATTTTATATTCAGCCCAGACCGGAATTCAGCAGTAAATCTATTTTAATATGGACAATTATTGCGCTTATCGTGAGCTTTTTCGGCACTATCGGTGATTTAATCGAATCCAAATTCAAACGAATTGCAGGCGTAAAAGACAGTGGTTCAATAATGCCCGGCCACGGAGGTATCTTAGATCGACTAGATAGTGTTATATTTGTAGCACCAATAATATTTTTATTTTATCAAATTTTATACTATGTTTCATAA
- a CDS encoding SRPBCC family protein gives MNLESPKVTVQKSAQDLFDQLTDVKNFEKLMPDNIAKFEVTGEDSFIFGLKGMPEIKLKMKDKTAPNKIVLGAASDKLPFTLTSNIDSVSDSESAVQLFFEGEFNAMMAMMVKGPISKFIETLANNMHKL, from the coding sequence ATGAACTTAGAAAGTCCAAAAGTTACAGTTCAGAAATCAGCTCAGGATTTATTCGATCAGCTGACTGATGTTAAGAATTTTGAAAAATTAATGCCGGATAACATTGCTAAATTTGAAGTAACCGGCGAAGACTCTTTTATTTTTGGATTGAAAGGTATGCCGGAAATCAAATTAAAAATGAAAGACAAAACAGCTCCAAACAAAATCGTTCTGGGCGCTGCAAGTGATAAACTTCCGTTTACCCTGACTTCAAACATTGACTCAGTTTCTGATTCAGAAAGTGCAGTTCAGTTATTCTTTGAAGGCGAATTCAACGCTATGATGGCGATGATGGTTAAAGGTCCAATTAGTAAGTTTATTGAAACTTTAGCAAACAATATGCACAAGTTATAA
- a CDS encoding biotin--[acetyl-CoA-carboxylase] ligase: MKLIKLDAIDSTNDFLKSMASKDEPENFTVVTAENQTKGKGQMGGKWKSEAGKNLIMSVLVKDFLFDNERVFDLSIVVSLAVSDVLKSLNIPDICIKWPNDILSYNKKLVGILIENTLKSDGRILSVVGIGINVNQTDYTEFPQASSLAVISGKSFDKEALAVLIVKKIQEIIELWRTESNALQERYVNSLFKKGIPMPFRNQNNQNFMGIIQGVSPIGRLQVLLEDDSVKEFEIKELKMLY, translated from the coding sequence ATGAAACTAATCAAACTCGATGCCATAGATTCGACAAATGATTTCTTAAAATCGATGGCAAGTAAAGATGAACCGGAGAACTTTACGGTGGTAACCGCTGAAAATCAGACAAAAGGTAAGGGGCAAATGGGAGGAAAATGGAAGTCTGAAGCCGGTAAAAACTTAATTATGAGTGTCTTGGTAAAGGATTTTCTGTTTGATAATGAAAGAGTTTTTGATCTGAGCATTGTGGTTTCTTTAGCCGTTTCGGATGTTTTAAAATCGTTAAATATTCCTGATATCTGTATTAAATGGCCAAACGACATTCTGTCATATAATAAGAAACTCGTTGGCATATTAATAGAAAATACACTCAAAAGCGATGGCAGGATTTTGTCAGTTGTCGGAATCGGAATTAATGTAAATCAGACAGATTACACAGAATTTCCTCAAGCTTCTTCTCTGGCTGTAATTTCCGGAAAATCGTTTGACAAAGAAGCTTTGGCAGTTTTAATTGTCAAAAAAATACAGGAAATAATAGAGTTGTGGCGCACAGAATCGAATGCTTTACAAGAAAGATATGTAAATTCTTTATTTAAAAAAGGTATTCCAATGCCGTTTAGAAATCAAAATAATCAAAATTTTATGGGAATCATTCAGGGAGTTTCTCCAATTGGCAGACTTCAGGTTTTGCTGGAAGATGATTCGGTTAAAGAATTTGAAATAAAAGAACTTAAAATGCTTTATTAG
- the rsfS gene encoding ribosome silencing factor, translating to MAKKTINNDVLLANIIKGIEEVKGNDIDILDLRDIDTAVCDYFVICNGSSNTQVNAIVNSIQKTVSKDLKDKPWHVEGTDNAEWVLMDYVHIVVHVFQKHIREYYNIESLWGDAKITTIENKY from the coding sequence ATGGCGAAAAAGACTATTAATAATGATGTTCTACTGGCGAACATAATCAAAGGGATTGAGGAAGTAAAAGGAAATGATATCGATATTCTTGACTTAAGAGATATAGACACAGCAGTTTGCGATTATTTCGTAATTTGCAACGGTAGCTCAAACACCCAAGTTAACGCCATTGTAAACTCAATACAAAAAACTGTATCAAAAGACTTAAAGGACAAACCTTGGCACGTAGAAGGAACAGACAACGCAGAATGGGTTCTTATGGATTATGTGCATATTGTGGTACATGTTTTCCAAAAACACATTCGCGAATACTACAATATCGAGAGCCTTTGGGGTGATGCCAAAATAACTACAATCGAAAACAAATACTAA
- a CDS encoding phosphatidylserine decarboxylase family protein, with product MFHKEGAPSILLGTVFTVAVLVIADRFIDINWLRMLVQIAALLILIIILQFFRNPKRIAVRNSSNILAPVDGKVVVIEEVYEGEYFKDKRLQVSIFMSPINVHVTRYAMDGIIKFSKYHPGKFLVAWHPKASEENERTTVVIENETFGGILYRQIAGALARRIVNYAKEGMQVVQGTDAGFIKFGSRVDLFLPLGTPIDVVLGQKAIGGKTIIATKA from the coding sequence ATGTTTCATAAAGAAGGAGCCCCATCTATTTTATTAGGAACAGTTTTTACTGTTGCCGTACTTGTAATTGCTGATAGATTTATAGATATCAATTGGCTTAGAATGCTGGTTCAAATCGCAGCACTGCTTATTTTGATTATCATTTTACAATTTTTCAGAAACCCAAAAAGAATCGCTGTCCGCAATAGCAGCAACATTCTTGCGCCAGTTGATGGAAAAGTAGTGGTTATTGAAGAAGTTTACGAAGGCGAGTACTTTAAAGACAAACGTTTACAGGTTTCTATCTTTATGTCTCCAATCAATGTTCACGTAACGCGTTACGCAATGGACGGAATTATTAAATTCAGTAAATACCATCCTGGTAAATTTTTGGTAGCATGGCATCCAAAAGCAAGCGAGGAAAACGAAAGAACTACTGTAGTTATTGAAAACGAAACTTTTGGAGGTATTCTTTACAGACAAATTGCCGGTGCTTTGGCACGCAGAATTGTAAATTATGCCAAAGAAGGAATGCAGGTTGTTCAGGGAACTGACGCCGGTTTTATTAAATTTGGATCTAGAGTAGATTTATTTTTACCTTTAGGTACACCAATTGATGTTGTTTTAGGACAAAAAGCAATTGGAGGTAAAACTATTATTGCTACAAAAGCATAA
- a CDS encoding NUDIX hydrolase has product MYKVFVNDKPLFLTNEISKETDFQLFLLESIDIEQLIIKIFQNKIQKAILYHPDESEIMKTLKAKIPVNKAGGGFVYNKKGEVLFIFRNGKWDLPKGGIEKGEDIETTAMREVEEETGVNLLRITNKLQKTYHVFKRNGKYKLKITHWFEMHSDFEGTPHGQIEEGIEKVAWLNPEQIKEALKNSYENIKLLFDEDEKPVFKVPNKN; this is encoded by the coding sequence ATGTATAAAGTTTTTGTAAACGACAAACCACTTTTTTTGACAAATGAAATCTCAAAGGAAACAGATTTTCAATTGTTCTTGTTGGAAAGTATTGATATCGAACAGCTTATTATAAAAATTTTTCAAAATAAAATTCAGAAAGCTATTTTATATCATCCCGACGAAAGTGAAATAATGAAAACCCTCAAAGCTAAAATTCCGGTAAATAAAGCAGGCGGCGGTTTTGTATATAACAAGAAAGGTGAGGTATTATTCATCTTTAGAAACGGGAAATGGGACCTTCCAAAGGGCGGAATCGAGAAGGGAGAGGACATTGAAACGACCGCAATGCGTGAGGTTGAAGAAGAAACCGGGGTAAATTTACTACGAATTACAAATAAACTTCAAAAAACATATCACGTATTTAAGCGTAACGGAAAATACAAACTTAAAATCACGCATTGGTTCGAAATGCATTCTGATTTTGAAGGAACCCCACACGGACAAATCGAGGAAGGAATCGAAAAAGTTGCCTGGCTGAATCCTGAACAAATTAAGGAAGCACTTAAAAATTCGTATGAGAATATTAAGTTATTGTTTGATGAAGATGAAAAACCGGTATTTAAAGTACCCAACAAAAATTAA
- the pyrE gene encoding orotate phosphoribosyltransferase, translating into MIFNKDTAEKTAELLLQINAIKLNPENPFTWASGWKSPIYCDNRLILSFPSIRNYVRDEFAKNIEKQFGKPDVIAGVATGAIGVGILVAESLGLPFVYVRPEPKKHGRQNQVEGFLQKGQNVVVVEDLISTGKSSLMAVEALRNEGANIKGMAAIFTYGFGVAEENFKEANIDLFTLSNYENLLSLAVQKQYITEDQQSTLLEWSESPSIWGQE; encoded by the coding sequence ATGATTTTTAATAAAGATACTGCCGAAAAAACAGCCGAATTGCTTTTGCAAATAAATGCAATTAAATTGAATCCCGAAAATCCTTTTACATGGGCTTCTGGTTGGAAATCTCCTATTTATTGCGATAATAGGTTAATTCTTTCATTTCCGAGCATTAGAAACTATGTTCGTGATGAATTTGCTAAGAACATCGAAAAACAATTTGGAAAGCCTGATGTCATTGCCGGCGTTGCTACTGGAGCCATTGGAGTTGGTATTCTGGTTGCCGAAAGTTTGGGACTTCCGTTTGTATATGTACGTCCGGAACCAAAAAAACACGGAAGACAAAATCAGGTTGAAGGTTTTTTACAAAAAGGACAAAATGTTGTGGTTGTAGAAGACTTAATTAGTACCGGAAAAAGCAGTTTAATGGCTGTTGAAGCCTTACGCAATGAAGGTGCTAATATTAAAGGTATGGCCGCTATCTTCACTTATGGATTTGGTGTTGCCGAAGAAAATTTCAAAGAAGCAAACATTGATTTATTTACTTTAAGCAACTACGAAAATCTTCTGAGCTTAGCAGTTCAAAAACAATATATCACCGAAGATCAGCAGTCTACCCTGCTTGAATGGAGCGAAAGCCCGTCGATCTGGGGACAGGAATAG
- a CDS encoding acyl-CoA-binding protein, with amino-acid sequence MTEKDLDTRFSEAVETAMEMTQASLPQDVQLRLYAFYKQATFGTAVYNQTDNFDLRNAFKTNAWMQISHLSVDEAKENYIEIINSLTSK; translated from the coding sequence ATGACAGAAAAAGACTTAGATACTCGTTTTTCTGAGGCTGTAGAAACTGCAATGGAAATGACTCAAGCCTCTCTGCCGCAAGATGTGCAGCTAAGACTTTATGCATTTTACAAACAGGCTACTTTTGGAACTGCTGTTTATAATCAAACCGATAATTTTGATTTACGAAATGCTTTTAAAACAAATGCCTGGATGCAGATCAGTCATTTATCAGTGGATGAGGCAAAAGAGAATTACATCGAAATCATTAATTCACTAACATCAAAATAA
- a CDS encoding lactate utilization protein B/C yields MNFFKKIFGSGESASDEEHESEYAGTSSAPNSHLSLDEQFIFNFRKNGGKFLYCENKQEVAEQFENILEENDWFENEVLCYESALFSLLEENKLFYIAPSHPKFLLASCENLIADEGSILFSSKQIRQNKPNDLPANIVILATTSQILPMKSDGLSAIKRKYDRDIPTNITTIKYFEKAKEEDFTQYGSVAKNLYLLLLEDL; encoded by the coding sequence ATGAATTTTTTCAAAAAAATATTTGGTTCCGGCGAATCTGCTTCAGATGAAGAACATGAAAGCGAATATGCAGGAACTTCTTCTGCTCCGAATAGTCATTTGTCTTTAGATGAACAATTCATTTTCAATTTCAGGAAAAATGGAGGAAAATTTCTGTATTGTGAAAACAAACAGGAAGTCGCTGAACAATTTGAAAATATTCTGGAAGAAAATGATTGGTTCGAAAATGAAGTTTTATGTTACGAATCTGCCCTTTTTTCTTTATTAGAAGAAAATAAACTGTTCTACATAGCTCCTTCTCATCCTAAATTCCTTTTGGCAAGCTGCGAAAATTTAATTGCAGACGAAGGTTCTATTTTATTTTCATCAAAGCAAATCAGACAAAACAAACCAAACGATTTACCGGCAAATATTGTAATTCTGGCAACAACAAGTCAAATCCTGCCAATGAAAAGCGATGGATTAAGTGCCATCAAGCGTAAATACGACAGAGATATACCTACTAACATCACCACCATAAAATATTTCGAAAAAGCAAAAGAAGAAGATTTTACGCAGTACGGAAGTGTTGCCAAGAACCTGTATCTATTGCTCTTAGAAGATCTTTAA
- a CDS encoding superoxide dismutase, with protein MKNNMILFSTLTSFLLFSCNDNNKLTEVVEVPLPTKEEKITIGSPNDVKADPGSFELTKLPFAYDGLSPALRSLTMETHYSKHYLSYTNNFNKEIVSTEYENMPIEDILKKLDLNNAKLRQNAGGYYNHTLYFNVLTPKEQTPKDTLAGSIKKEFGSFNNLTNQFKGQAEKQFGSGWVWLVVDRYGKLQITTTEDQDNPLMKNALIPGTPILGIDLWEHAYYLDYQNRKGSYIDAFYEHINWEKVNEYYIEALKKVKKV; from the coding sequence ATGAAGAATAACATGATCTTGTTCAGTACTTTGACTTCATTTTTATTATTTTCTTGTAATGATAACAATAAGCTGACTGAAGTTGTTGAAGTGCCTCTGCCAACTAAAGAAGAAAAAATTACTATTGGGTCGCCAAATGATGTAAAAGCAGATCCGGGTTCATTTGAACTTACAAAACTGCCTTTTGCTTATGATGGACTGAGTCCGGCGTTACGATCACTGACTATGGAAACGCATTATTCCAAACATTATTTGTCGTACACTAATAATTTTAATAAAGAGATTGTTTCGACTGAATACGAAAACATGCCTATTGAGGACATTTTAAAAAAACTGGATCTTAATAATGCTAAACTTCGTCAGAACGCAGGCGGTTATTACAATCATACTCTTTATTTTAATGTTTTAACCCCAAAAGAACAGACTCCAAAAGATACTTTGGCTGGTTCTATAAAAAAAGAGTTTGGTTCTTTTAATAATCTGACCAATCAGTTTAAAGGCCAGGCAGAAAAACAATTCGGGTCAGGATGGGTTTGGCTGGTAGTAGACCGATACGGAAAATTACAAATCACAACTACAGAAGATCAGGATAATCCGCTAATGAAAAACGCCTTGATTCCGGGAACGCCAATTTTAGGAATAGATCTCTGGGAACATGCTTATTATCTGGATTACCAAAACAGAAAAGGAAGCTATATCGATGCGTTTTACGAACATATTAATTGGGAAAAAGTAAACGAATATTATATCGAAGCCCTCAAAAAGGTTAAAAAAGTTTAA
- a CDS encoding glycoside hydrolase family 130 protein gives MRDIANRFIENPLLSPSDIPPSREGLEITCLLNPGVFQFQNKTWLAVRVAERPKQIENIISFPILTDTGTIQIIEILKDHPELIATDARVINYQGIDYLTTLSHIRLLCSEDSKHFYEPEDYPHLVGEGILETFGIEDCRVTYIEGKYYLTFTSVSDNGVGVGLRTTTDWKTFEKHGMIFPAHNKDCTIFEEKINGLFYALHRPSSVDIGGNYIWIASSPDGIHWGNHKCIIKTRKHLWDSKRVGAGAAPIKTEKGWLEIYHGANEFHQYCLGAFLMDLEDPSIIISRTEDPIMFPKTSYELSGFFGNVVFTNGHIIEPDGDTLTVYYGASDEFVCGAAFSIKEILSLLKNV, from the coding sequence ATGAGAGATATAGCAAATCGTTTTATAGAAAACCCGTTACTATCACCATCAGATATACCGCCAAGCCGTGAAGGTCTGGAAATTACCTGTTTGCTAAACCCCGGCGTGTTTCAGTTTCAGAACAAAACCTGGCTGGCTGTAAGGGTTGCCGAAAGGCCCAAACAAATCGAGAACATTATTTCTTTCCCTATACTAACAGACACTGGCACGATTCAGATAATTGAAATTTTAAAAGATCATCCTGAACTTATTGCCACTGATGCCCGTGTTATCAATTATCAGGGAATTGATTATTTAACTACATTATCGCACATCCGGTTATTGTGCAGCGAAGACAGTAAACATTTTTATGAACCCGAAGATTATCCGCATTTAGTTGGAGAAGGCATACTGGAAACATTTGGTATAGAAGACTGCCGTGTTACTTATATAGAAGGAAAATACTATCTGACTTTTACTTCTGTTTCTGATAATGGTGTTGGTGTAGGCCTTCGCACCACAACCGACTGGAAAACTTTTGAAAAGCACGGAATGATATTTCCTGCCCACAATAAAGACTGCACCATTTTTGAAGAAAAAATAAATGGATTATTCTATGCCCTGCACAGACCAAGCAGTGTTGATATTGGAGGCAATTACATCTGGATTGCCTCATCGCCAGACGGCATTCACTGGGGAAATCACAAATGTATCATAAAAACAAGAAAACATCTTTGGGACAGCAAAAGAGTCGGTGCGGGTGCTGCACCCATAAAAACAGAAAAAGGCTGGCTGGAGATTTATCACGGAGCAAATGAATTTCATCAATACTGCCTTGGCGCTTTTTTAATGGATTTAGAAGATCCTTCGATAATAATTTCCAGAACCGAAGATCCTATTATGTTTCCTAAAACGAGTTATGAACTAAGCGGCTTCTTTGGCAATGTAGTTTTTACAAACGGACATATCATCGAACCGGACGGCGATACACTAACGGTTTATTACGGTGCTTCTGATGAATTTGTCTGTGGCGCGGCATTTTCTATAAAAGAGATTCTTTCGCTTTTAAAAAACGTTTAA